The proteins below come from a single Rhodococcus sp. WMMA185 genomic window:
- a CDS encoding adenosine-specific kinase has product MELHSVAVDKPDDMNVVVGQSHFIKTVEDLHEALAGVSPHLRFGVAFCEASGPRLVRCSGNDDLLVELAKRNALAVGAGHSFFVFVEDGYPVNFLNSLKRVPEVCGIFCATANPVEIIVAETELGRGIVGVIDGGPPAGVETSADVADRKALLRTIGYKL; this is encoded by the coding sequence GTGGAACTGCACAGCGTAGCGGTCGACAAGCCTGACGACATGAACGTGGTCGTCGGGCAGTCCCACTTCATCAAGACCGTCGAGGACCTGCACGAAGCACTGGCCGGGGTGAGTCCTCACCTCCGGTTCGGTGTGGCATTCTGCGAAGCCTCCGGGCCTCGTCTGGTGCGCTGCTCGGGCAACGACGATCTTCTCGTCGAGTTGGCCAAGCGCAACGCGCTTGCCGTCGGAGCGGGACACTCGTTCTTCGTGTTCGTCGAGGACGGCTACCCGGTGAACTTCCTGAACTCGTTGAAACGAGTACCAGAGGTGTGCGGCATCTTCTGTGCGACGGCCAACCCCGTCGAGATCATCGTCGCGGAGACCGAGCTCGGCCGGGGCATCGTCGGCGTGATCGACGGGGGCCCACCAGCCGGCGTGGAGACGAGCGCCGATGTAGCCGACCGCAAGGCCCTGCTCCGCACGATCGGCTACAAGCTCTGA
- a CDS encoding isochorismatase family protein → MNARTADFQRIELVLTKVDSISAMGTRAALIIIDLQVGYMAEAAGTGDVVQTIQALRAKAKATGVPVVFIQHEESGFGPGDLGWEIAFPVSVDETVVRKRSADSFLDTDLEERLHALGVKSIVVTGYSTEYCVDSTARSALSLGFDVVIVADGHMTSVSTDGSSALTADQVVRHHNNIFGTITYAGRSCTVVPASELTF, encoded by the coding sequence ATGAATGCCCGAACCGCTGACTTCCAGCGCATCGAGTTGGTGCTCACCAAAGTCGATAGCATCTCAGCCATGGGGACGCGCGCGGCACTGATCATCATCGATTTGCAGGTTGGTTACATGGCGGAGGCCGCAGGCACCGGTGACGTGGTCCAAACTATCCAGGCTCTACGCGCCAAGGCCAAAGCAACTGGTGTTCCCGTCGTATTCATCCAGCACGAAGAAAGCGGATTCGGCCCTGGGGACCTCGGCTGGGAAATCGCGTTTCCAGTTTCCGTGGACGAAACGGTTGTGAGAAAACGGTCAGCCGATAGTTTCCTCGATACCGACCTTGAAGAACGCCTGCACGCTCTCGGCGTCAAGTCCATAGTCGTTACCGGCTACAGTACCGAGTACTGTGTCGACTCAACTGCCCGCTCAGCCCTCAGCCTCGGCTTCGATGTAGTCATAGTCGCCGACGGCCACATGACGTCTGTCAGCACCGACGGCAGCTCAGCCCTCACTGCTGATCAGGTTGTCCGACACCACAACAACATCTTTGGCACGATCACCTACGCTGGGCGTTCTTGCACGGTCGTCCCTGCGTCCGAGTTGACCTTCTGA
- a CDS encoding PH domain-containing protein, with protein sequence MIDFENASFIKLTQSDPNAAWDALQGLLIPGEEILMAFKGVRDSVTFTNKRIVVLNAQGITGKKKDYTSLPYNRIQAFSVETSGTFDSDTELQLWFSSLGLVRFEFGRGTDIRSVNYLIANHVL encoded by the coding sequence GTGATCGACTTCGAAAATGCGTCATTCATCAAACTCACCCAGTCGGATCCGAATGCCGCCTGGGACGCCCTTCAAGGACTCCTCATCCCTGGCGAGGAGATTCTCATGGCATTCAAAGGCGTGCGAGACTCGGTGACCTTCACCAACAAGCGCATCGTCGTGCTCAATGCGCAAGGCATCACCGGGAAGAAGAAGGACTACACCTCACTGCCCTACAACCGCATCCAAGCGTTCTCCGTCGAGACGTCCGGGACCTTCGATTCCGACACCGAACTCCAACTGTGGTTCAGCAGCTTGGGATTGGTGCGCTTCGAATTCGGCCGCGGCACCGACATCCGATCCGTGAACTACCTCATCGCGAATCACGTGCTCTGA
- a CDS encoding flavin-containing monooxygenase: MAPDAAAETIPTHVHTLIVGAGFAGLGVAARILREQPRADVRIIERGNDVGGTWRDNTYPGCACDVPTSLYSFSFAPSAEWTHTFARQPEIYRYLRKVAADTGVLDRVVTECELQGARWDDSRALWSVRTSSGTLTADVLVVATGALSTPSFPDVPGIENFGGTVFHSAAWNHDHDFRGEEVAVIGTGASAVQFVPEIAPVAKHLTVLQRTPAWVIPRLDRELFGIEKSLYRRMPWVQKAVRGFVYSLREALGGVLQHATGLLPVFEVVAKAHLFRQVRDRELRRKLTPDFKIGCKRILLSNDWLRSLDRPDVTLVDAGLAAVTPDGVVDAAGNEHKVDTIIFATGFTPTEPPVAHMLRGTNGHTLAEHWNGSPSAYKGTTVAGFPNLFLMYGPNTNLGHSSIIYMLESQSAYVSDALKMMRNSDIAAVEVADDAQRRYNTRIQSALETTVWNKGGCSSWYLDSTGRNSVQWPTFTWKFRTQMQQFDEENYISRRRTPSFS; encoded by the coding sequence GTGGCCCCTGACGCGGCAGCAGAAACTATTCCGACGCACGTACACACCTTGATCGTGGGCGCGGGTTTCGCGGGCTTGGGTGTCGCGGCCCGGATCCTCCGTGAGCAGCCTCGAGCCGATGTGCGGATCATCGAACGCGGTAACGACGTAGGGGGGACCTGGCGCGACAATACCTATCCCGGTTGCGCCTGCGACGTGCCGACGTCGCTGTACTCGTTCTCCTTCGCACCAAGTGCCGAATGGACCCACACGTTCGCACGTCAGCCAGAGATCTACCGGTATCTCAGGAAGGTCGCAGCCGACACCGGAGTCCTCGACAGGGTGGTGACCGAATGCGAACTGCAAGGTGCGCGATGGGATGACAGCAGGGCCTTGTGGTCCGTCCGGACAAGTAGTGGCACCCTCACCGCCGATGTACTGGTGGTAGCGACCGGCGCGTTGTCGACGCCCAGCTTTCCGGATGTTCCCGGTATCGAGAACTTCGGCGGTACCGTGTTCCATTCCGCCGCATGGAATCACGACCATGACTTTCGCGGTGAGGAGGTCGCCGTTATCGGGACCGGAGCGTCCGCAGTGCAATTCGTCCCCGAGATAGCTCCTGTAGCAAAGCATCTCACCGTTCTTCAACGCACTCCGGCCTGGGTCATTCCGCGCCTGGACCGCGAACTCTTCGGGATCGAGAAGTCCCTGTATCGCCGGATGCCGTGGGTGCAGAAGGCAGTACGCGGTTTCGTGTACAGCTTGCGGGAGGCACTCGGCGGCGTACTCCAGCATGCGACCGGGCTGTTGCCGGTGTTCGAGGTTGTGGCCAAGGCGCATCTGTTCCGGCAGGTCCGTGACCGGGAACTGCGCCGAAAACTGACCCCCGACTTCAAGATCGGGTGCAAGCGAATTCTGCTGTCGAACGATTGGCTCCGCTCACTCGACCGTCCCGATGTCACGTTGGTCGATGCCGGACTCGCCGCAGTCACGCCGGACGGCGTAGTCGACGCGGCAGGCAACGAGCACAAGGTCGACACGATCATTTTCGCGACCGGGTTCACGCCGACCGAACCGCCCGTTGCGCATATGCTGCGCGGGACGAACGGTCACACGCTCGCCGAACACTGGAACGGCAGCCCGAGTGCATACAAGGGTACGACGGTCGCCGGTTTCCCCAACCTGTTCCTGATGTACGGGCCGAACACCAACCTGGGGCACAGTTCCATCATCTACATGCTCGAATCGCAGTCCGCCTATGTCTCCGACGCTTTGAAGATGATGCGCAACAGTGACATAGCGGCCGTCGAGGTCGCCGACGACGCGCAGCGCCGGTACAACACCCGGATCCAGTCGGCGCTGGAGACGACGGTGTGGAACAAGGGAGGATGTTCGAGCTGGTATCTGGACTCGACTGGGCGCAACTCGGTCCAGTGGCCGACCTTCACTTGGAAGTTCCGCACTCAGATGCAGCAATTCGATGAGGAGAACTACATCTCCCGCCGTAGAACTCCGTCCTTTTCTTGA
- a CDS encoding multicopper oxidase family protein: MTGRIPRRSFVRGLGLTAGLGALAAGSAKAYPFDIDPLRPFVFSSPPLEPFREQLPPLPVLGGTGIELHASSTTHVFHPDLPPSPALGYGGSSYLGPVIEAHVDEQTSLTFRNDIRDNPFAADVDTRLHGVTEQDRTQVPTSLHLHGGRTPPEFDGHPEHTIRPGQEMAHRFPNRQEASTLWYHDHAMGITRLNISAGLAGMYLLRNEYDAGTGDNPLGLPSGEFEVPLILQDKNFTNDGRQSMRSNTLNPPGSWEPATPGDVGVVNGKVWPELEVARGLYRLRMVNAASFSVYNLFFENRMRFWVIGAGGGLLDAPASVDHVRLGPGELIDLLVDFGTLEPGTTVELLNDEPVPEQVAQRGVQTMPRFCRFRVGSAAGFAGPVPQSLRGGSRQPALLPAIAQPTVVRNVSVLQLANGPGRPTPLMSLNNLLYTSGDIEMPRQGTVEQWNIVNVTPEPHPIHLHLVTFRVAGRQAIDTNALMSSHPLPPVGTRWTPSPDQFTVGPVLPPQPWEAGFKDTVIADANSVTRMIVRFPTADELGFDPDATFGMSRTSVDHSGGGHAAGPPQPLQGYVWHCHMLDHEDHDMMLRYRLVP, encoded by the coding sequence ATGACGGGACGGATTCCGCGTAGATCTTTCGTTCGGGGACTGGGGTTGACCGCCGGGCTCGGCGCCTTGGCGGCGGGTTCGGCGAAGGCCTATCCATTCGACATCGATCCGTTGCGCCCGTTCGTCTTCTCGTCTCCGCCCCTCGAGCCGTTCCGCGAGCAGTTGCCGCCGCTCCCGGTCCTGGGGGGTACCGGCATCGAGTTACATGCCAGCAGCACGACGCATGTCTTTCATCCCGACCTTCCGCCGTCTCCCGCACTCGGATACGGCGGCTCGAGCTACCTCGGACCGGTTATCGAGGCGCACGTCGACGAGCAGACATCGCTGACATTCCGCAACGACATTCGGGACAACCCTTTCGCCGCCGACGTCGACACGCGGTTGCACGGAGTCACCGAGCAGGACCGCACCCAGGTTCCGACGTCGTTGCACCTGCATGGCGGCCGGACGCCACCCGAGTTCGATGGCCATCCCGAGCACACGATCCGACCGGGGCAGGAGATGGCGCACCGGTTCCCCAATCGTCAGGAAGCCAGCACACTCTGGTACCACGACCATGCCATGGGAATTACCCGTCTCAACATTTCCGCCGGTCTGGCTGGGATGTACCTACTGCGGAACGAGTACGACGCGGGCACCGGAGACAATCCGCTGGGACTTCCCTCGGGCGAGTTCGAAGTGCCGTTGATCTTGCAGGACAAGAACTTCACCAACGACGGACGGCAGAGTATGCGCTCGAATACGTTGAATCCACCGGGCAGCTGGGAACCGGCTACGCCCGGCGACGTCGGCGTGGTGAACGGCAAGGTGTGGCCGGAACTCGAGGTGGCGCGGGGCCTGTATCGGCTGCGCATGGTGAACGCGGCGTCGTTCAGTGTGTACAACCTCTTTTTCGAGAACCGGATGCGGTTCTGGGTGATCGGTGCGGGAGGGGGGCTTCTCGATGCCCCCGCGTCGGTTGACCATGTACGGCTCGGGCCGGGAGAGCTCATCGATCTGCTCGTGGACTTCGGGACGCTCGAGCCCGGGACGACGGTCGAGCTGCTCAATGACGAACCCGTCCCAGAGCAGGTCGCCCAGCGTGGGGTGCAGACCATGCCACGGTTCTGCCGGTTTCGGGTCGGATCGGCAGCGGGTTTCGCGGGGCCGGTGCCGCAAAGTCTGCGCGGCGGAAGTCGGCAGCCCGCGTTGCTTCCAGCCATAGCTCAGCCCACAGTGGTTCGCAATGTATCGGTACTGCAGCTCGCCAACGGACCGGGCCGGCCGACTCCGCTGATGTCGCTGAACAACCTGCTCTACACCAGTGGTGACATCGAGATGCCGCGGCAGGGAACAGTCGAGCAGTGGAACATCGTCAACGTCACTCCCGAGCCGCACCCGATCCACCTGCACCTCGTGACCTTCCGGGTGGCGGGCAGGCAGGCGATCGACACGAACGCGCTGATGTCGAGTCATCCACTCCCGCCCGTCGGCACCAGATGGACACCGTCCCCGGATCAGTTCACCGTGGGTCCAGTCCTGCCGCCGCAGCCGTGGGAGGCGGGGTTCAAAGACACCGTGATCGCCGACGCCAACTCCGTCACCCGGATGATCGTCCGCTTTCCGACTGCCGATGAACTCGGCTTCGACCCCGACGCGACGTTCGGAATGTCGCGGACCTCGGTGGACCATTCCGGCGGCGGGCATGCTGCGGGGCCGCCGCAGCCGCTGCAGGGCTACGTGTGGCACTGCCACATGCTCGACCACGAGGACCACGACATGATGCTGCGATACCGACTTGTTCCTTGA
- a CDS encoding Fur family transcriptional regulator: protein MRHDIDPREQLRGVGLRVTAPRVAVLNAVAARPHSDVDEIAAAVRSELGSVSTQAVYDVLRACTTAGLLRRIEPAGSPARFETRTGDNHHHLVCRGCGTVVDVDCAVGEAPCLDPSESHGFEIDEAEVVFWGFCLQCQAATRNGTEARARS from the coding sequence ATGCGGCACGACATCGATCCCCGAGAGCAGTTGCGAGGAGTCGGCTTACGTGTCACTGCGCCACGAGTTGCGGTGTTGAATGCGGTTGCCGCACGGCCACATTCCGATGTCGACGAAATCGCGGCTGCGGTACGTAGCGAGTTGGGTTCGGTCTCCACCCAGGCGGTGTATGACGTTCTGAGAGCGTGCACCACCGCTGGATTGCTGCGGCGAATCGAGCCCGCAGGTTCGCCCGCTCGCTTCGAGACCCGTACCGGAGACAACCATCATCACCTCGTCTGTCGCGGTTGCGGGACTGTCGTAGATGTTGACTGCGCCGTTGGAGAGGCCCCTTGTCTCGACCCGTCGGAGTCACACGGATTCGAAATCGACGAGGCCGAGGTCGTCTTCTGGGGATTCTGCTTGCAGTGCCAGGCCGCTACTCGGAACGGAACAGAGGCGAGGGCTCGGTCCTGA
- a CDS encoding formylglycine-generating enzyme family protein: MTRAAPKNMAWIPGGTFWMGSEDFYPEERPVHQVSVDGFWMDSHQVTVAEFRRFVKDTGHVTTAEIAPDPAQYPGADPSLLVPGSLVFTPTSGPVPLDDYTRWWSFVPGADWRHPEGPGSNVGGRERHPVTHVSWFDARAYAEWAGKDLPTEAEWEFAARGGLDRKPFVWGDEHEPGGRPGGNVWQGQFPWENLLEDGFAGTSPVGRFRPNGYGLSDMAGNVWEWTTDHFTADHSASGKNTTPTSSCCIPTNPRFDTAVEQNPDEPYARRVIKGGSHLCAPNYCLRYRPSARQGDTEETSTCHIGFRCIIRP; this comes from the coding sequence ATGACTCGTGCGGCTCCGAAGAACATGGCGTGGATTCCGGGCGGTACCTTCTGGATGGGCTCGGAGGACTTCTACCCGGAGGAGCGTCCTGTTCATCAGGTGAGCGTGGACGGGTTCTGGATGGATTCGCATCAGGTGACCGTCGCCGAGTTTCGGCGATTCGTGAAGGACACCGGTCACGTCACGACCGCCGAGATCGCACCCGACCCCGCGCAATACCCGGGGGCAGACCCCTCACTGCTGGTACCCGGATCCCTGGTGTTCACCCCGACGTCAGGTCCGGTCCCGCTGGACGACTACACCCGCTGGTGGTCGTTTGTTCCGGGGGCCGATTGGCGCCACCCGGAAGGCCCGGGAAGCAACGTCGGCGGGCGCGAACGCCATCCCGTCACGCACGTGTCGTGGTTCGATGCCCGCGCGTACGCCGAGTGGGCGGGCAAGGACCTTCCCACCGAGGCGGAATGGGAGTTCGCGGCGCGTGGCGGCCTGGACCGCAAGCCGTTCGTGTGGGGAGACGAGCACGAACCGGGCGGCAGACCTGGTGGGAATGTCTGGCAGGGCCAATTTCCCTGGGAGAACCTGCTCGAGGACGGCTTTGCGGGAACTTCACCGGTCGGCCGGTTCCGCCCCAACGGCTACGGGCTCAGCGATATGGCCGGCAACGTGTGGGAGTGGACCACCGACCACTTCACCGCCGACCACTCGGCGAGCGGGAAGAACACCACGCCGACCAGTTCCTGCTGCATCCCCACGAACCCAAGGTTCGACACCGCCGTGGAGCAAAACCCTGACGAACCCTACGCACGCCGCGTCATCAAGGGCGGCTCGCACCTCTGTGCACCCAACTACTGCCTGCGCTATCGCCCCTCCGCGAGGCAGGGCGACACCGAGGAGACATCCACCTGCCACATCGGTTTCCGGTGCATCATCCGTCCGTGA
- a CDS encoding aspartate-semialdehyde dehydrogenase — MTTIAVVGATGQVGIVMRTLLEERNFPADKVRFFASARSAGKKLPFRGEQIVVEDAAEVSDEDLAGIDIALFSAGATLSREQAPRFAAAGAIVVDNSSAFRKDPDVPLVVSEVNPEQAKNPPKGIIANPNCTTMAAMPVLKVLHDEAGLERLIVSSYQAVSGSGIAGVEELLSQARAGIDDAEKLVHDGSAIDFPAPNKYVAPIAFNVLPLAGSIVDDGSGETDEDQKLRNESRKILGLPDLLVSGTCVRVPVVTGHSLSINAEFERPLSVERARELLGNAPGVKLVDVPTPLDAAGSDPSLVGRIRQDPGVPQGRGLALFVSGDNLRKGAALNTIQIAEILV, encoded by the coding sequence ATGACCACAATTGCTGTCGTCGGCGCTACCGGCCAGGTCGGGATCGTCATGCGCACGCTGCTCGAGGAGCGGAACTTCCCGGCAGACAAGGTGCGGTTCTTCGCCTCTGCCAGGTCGGCCGGCAAGAAGCTGCCGTTCCGCGGTGAGCAGATCGTCGTCGAAGACGCGGCGGAAGTGTCCGACGAGGATCTCGCGGGCATCGATATCGCCTTGTTCTCGGCCGGCGCGACGCTGTCTCGTGAGCAGGCCCCGCGGTTCGCGGCTGCCGGCGCAATCGTCGTGGACAACTCGTCTGCGTTCCGCAAGGACCCCGACGTCCCGCTGGTGGTGAGCGAGGTGAACCCGGAGCAGGCGAAGAACCCTCCGAAGGGCATCATCGCCAACCCCAACTGCACCACGATGGCCGCGATGCCGGTGCTGAAGGTCCTGCACGACGAGGCCGGTCTCGAGCGGCTGATCGTGTCGAGCTACCAGGCGGTGTCTGGTAGCGGTATCGCCGGTGTCGAGGAGTTGCTGAGCCAGGCCCGTGCGGGTATCGACGACGCCGAGAAGCTGGTGCACGACGGAAGTGCTATCGATTTCCCGGCCCCGAACAAGTACGTCGCCCCCATTGCCTTCAACGTGCTGCCGCTTGCCGGCTCGATCGTCGACGACGGCAGCGGTGAGACGGACGAGGATCAGAAGCTCCGCAACGAGAGCCGCAAGATCCTCGGCCTGCCGGACCTACTGGTGTCGGGCACGTGCGTCCGCGTCCCCGTGGTCACCGGTCATTCGCTGTCGATCAACGCCGAGTTCGAGCGCCCGCTGTCGGTGGAGCGTGCGAGGGAACTGCTGGGCAACGCGCCAGGGGTGAAGCTCGTCGACGTGCCCACCCCGCTCGACGCCGCGGGTAGCGACCCGTCACTGGTCGGCCGCATCCGCCAGGATCCGGGTGTTCCCCAGGGTCGTGGGCTCGCGCTGTTCGTGTCGGGTGACAACCTGCGCAAGGGTGCCGCCCTCAACACCATTCAGATCGCCGAAATCTTGGTCTAG
- a CDS encoding Dps family protein — MSYPITSTLDSNQQKIVGAALQATVVDLIDLSLIAKQAHWNVIGQNFRSVHLALDELVTAARDFTDEAAERATAIGVSPDGRAATVARDTGSKGIGEGWTQDSEIVASIVGNLAAVIDRLRDRITATEKADPVTQDLLISITARLEQLHWMWQAQVA, encoded by the coding sequence ATGAGCTACCCCATCACGAGCACACTCGACAGCAACCAGCAGAAGATCGTGGGCGCCGCGCTGCAAGCGACGGTCGTCGACCTCATCGACCTGAGTCTGATCGCGAAGCAAGCCCACTGGAACGTGATCGGACAGAATTTCCGGTCAGTGCACCTGGCCCTCGACGAACTGGTGACCGCGGCCCGCGATTTCACCGACGAGGCGGCCGAACGGGCCACGGCTATCGGTGTCAGCCCCGACGGTCGAGCGGCCACTGTCGCAAGAGATACGGGCAGCAAGGGCATCGGGGAAGGCTGGACCCAGGATTCCGAGATCGTTGCGTCGATCGTCGGAAACCTCGCGGCCGTCATCGATCGCCTCCGCGATCGCATCACGGCCACGGAGAAGGCCGACCCCGTCACCCAGGACCTGTTGATTTCGATCACCGCGCGACTCGAGCAGTTGCACTGGATGTGGCAGGCGCAGGTCGCCTGA
- a CDS encoding metal-dependent hydrolase, whose product MVMGPTHAMSGAAVGLAASDLLPHDWGGATSAAEAFTFAAVCAGAALLPDLDTGQSTVSRSFGPVSNILAKGVDALSLGFYNLTRGKRDGKRRGGHRTLTHTALFAFAIGVGVTALVARFGKPAIIATLFIFLGLALRGLAGELAKEKGWLAVSAVAAVLSALTWQMYPTEAGSTGLGVAVALGCVTHCLGDAITKDGVPFLAPFLVVGKERWFELRLPSFLSIRAGGPFEKVVLGPALTVAVGLMAIWAIDGAPQAIYDAFMPVHG is encoded by the coding sequence ATGGTGATGGGTCCCACCCATGCAATGTCCGGTGCTGCCGTCGGCTTGGCGGCCTCAGATTTGCTTCCGCACGACTGGGGTGGGGCCACCTCCGCAGCCGAGGCGTTCACGTTCGCCGCTGTGTGTGCGGGGGCGGCGCTGCTCCCTGACTTGGACACCGGTCAGTCCACCGTTTCGCGCTCCTTCGGTCCGGTCAGCAATATCCTCGCCAAGGGCGTCGATGCGCTCTCGTTGGGGTTCTACAACCTGACCAGGGGAAAACGCGACGGAAAGCGGCGCGGTGGACACCGGACGCTCACCCACACCGCGTTGTTCGCGTTCGCTATCGGGGTGGGGGTGACTGCGCTGGTCGCGCGGTTCGGCAAGCCTGCCATCATCGCCACACTGTTCATCTTCCTGGGGCTCGCACTTCGTGGTCTCGCCGGTGAGCTTGCCAAAGAAAAGGGTTGGCTGGCGGTTTCGGCGGTGGCCGCCGTCTTGTCCGCCCTGACGTGGCAGATGTATCCCACGGAAGCCGGCTCTACGGGGCTCGGCGTAGCGGTGGCGCTCGGTTGCGTCACGCACTGTCTCGGGGACGCGATCACGAAGGACGGTGTGCCCTTCCTCGCCCCCTTCCTGGTGGTGGGCAAGGAGCGGTGGTTCGAATTGCGGTTGCCATCCTTCCTGTCCATCAGGGCGGGTGGCCCTTTCGAGAAGGTCGTGCTCGGCCCCGCACTCACCGTGGCCGTGGGTCTGATGGCGATCTGGGCCATCGATGGTGCGCCACAGGCGATCTACGACGCATTCATGCCTGTTCACGGGTGA
- a CDS encoding serine/threonine-protein kinase: MQFGARFGRYRLDLPMSADANGEVWAAFDTVTNQHVTVRALPAETTENDEYRDRFERVAGIAANIHHPYVLPVHDFGQIGDRLFLATPHIQGTSLHTMLQSTGAMEVPRAVDIIEQLASALEAVHAAGLAEQVVTSSNVHMQENGLICLTDVGLPASPGRPSGVYGLASVLYECLTGMPFQPSGGNELPTHPSSVMPTVPAGMDAVIARGTAVDPARRYPSESELAAAARGVVAPAPSVPEPSPSIPPVNWRRRAMVAGLSVVAIIAVAIVGGIAIGSRPSPDATVPAASPTSEQASSPTVTTPPPATTHPTQAEQAAPEQAPQQAQTQIAETAPPQQAPQPAPAPAPAPAPQVLPCYDGYQHTPPPDGPCLSIGSSPEPAQVPAAPAPQVLPCYDGYQHTPPPDGPCLPIGSSPEPAQVPAAPAPQVLPCYDGYQHTPPPDGPCRRIP, encoded by the coding sequence ATGCAATTTGGAGCCCGATTCGGCAGGTACCGCCTCGACCTTCCAATGTCAGCGGATGCGAACGGCGAGGTCTGGGCAGCATTCGACACGGTCACGAATCAACACGTGACCGTGCGCGCGCTACCAGCGGAAACTACCGAGAACGACGAGTACCGCGATCGGTTCGAACGAGTTGCCGGCATTGCGGCGAACATCCACCACCCCTATGTGCTTCCGGTCCACGACTTCGGGCAGATCGGCGACCGCCTCTTCCTCGCAACCCCGCACATCCAGGGCACCAGCCTGCACACGATGCTCCAGTCCACCGGCGCGATGGAGGTACCACGCGCGGTCGACATCATCGAACAACTGGCGTCGGCCCTCGAAGCTGTACACGCGGCGGGACTCGCAGAGCAGGTGGTCACGTCGTCGAACGTTCACATGCAGGAAAACGGGCTGATCTGCCTCACCGACGTCGGGCTCCCCGCTAGTCCGGGCAGGCCGTCGGGGGTCTACGGTCTCGCCTCGGTGCTGTACGAATGCCTCACCGGCATGCCGTTTCAGCCCTCGGGCGGAAACGAGTTGCCTACACATCCATCGTCGGTCATGCCTACGGTGCCCGCCGGCATGGACGCCGTGATCGCGCGGGGCACCGCGGTCGACCCCGCACGACGATACCCGTCCGAAAGCGAATTGGCCGCCGCCGCTCGCGGGGTGGTGGCACCCGCACCATCCGTCCCCGAGCCCAGTCCCTCAATCCCTCCGGTCAACTGGAGGCGGCGTGCCATGGTCGCCGGCCTTTCGGTCGTAGCAATCATTGCTGTCGCGATCGTCGGCGGCATCGCTATAGGGTCGAGGCCGTCGCCCGACGCGACCGTCCCCGCAGCATCGCCAACGTCTGAACAGGCATCCTCGCCGACCGTGACCACTCCGCCGCCTGCCACGACCCATCCGACCCAGGCTGAGCAGGCAGCACCGGAACAGGCACCACAGCAGGCGCAGACCCAGATTGCGGAAACAGCTCCACCTCAGCAAGCGCCCCAACCCGCACCAGCACCAGCACCAGCACCTGCGCCCCAGGTACTGCCGTGCTACGACGGCTACCAGCACACCCCACCACCGGACGGGCCGTGCCTCTCGATCGGCTCATCCCCCGAACCGGCACAGGTACCGGCCGCACCCGCGCCACAGGTGCTGCCCTGCTACGACGGCTACCAGCACACCCCACCACCGGACGGGCCGTGCCTCCCGATCGGCTCATCCCCCGAACCGGCACAGGTACCGGCCGCACCCGCACCACAGGTGCTGCCCTGCTACGACGGCTACCAGCACACCCCACCACCGGACGGGCCGTGCCGCAGAATCCCCTGA
- a CDS encoding GAP family protein, whose protein sequence is MGSVIGGLLPLAVGVAISPIPIIAVILMLLSARAGGASAGFGLGWIAGILVATGIFVLLAGVIDTSDSDDTSATVSWVKIALGALLILLAARQWRSRDADAEPPRWMRAVDELEFVKSAGLGFALAAINPKNLLLCASAGIVIGSAAVSGGEQVLALIVYTALAGTTVLIPVIGYAIAADRMRAPLDNLKVWLQANNAAVMSVLLLVIGAVVLGRGIGGF, encoded by the coding sequence GTGGGCTCAGTCATCGGAGGGTTGCTACCGCTCGCGGTGGGTGTCGCGATCTCGCCCATTCCGATCATCGCCGTCATTCTCATGTTGCTGTCCGCACGTGCGGGCGGTGCCAGCGCGGGTTTCGGGCTCGGCTGGATTGCCGGCATTCTCGTCGCGACCGGCATTTTCGTACTTCTCGCCGGGGTCATCGACACATCCGACTCGGACGACACGTCGGCGACGGTGTCGTGGGTGAAGATTGCGCTGGGCGCTCTGCTGATACTGCTCGCGGCGCGGCAGTGGCGAAGTCGCGATGCCGACGCAGAACCACCCAGGTGGATGCGGGCCGTCGACGAACTCGAGTTCGTGAAGTCGGCAGGGCTCGGATTCGCGCTGGCGGCAATCAACCCCAAGAACCTGCTGCTCTGCGCATCTGCGGGGATTGTGATCGGTTCCGCCGCGGTGAGCGGCGGCGAACAGGTGCTCGCGCTGATCGTGTACACCGCGCTGGCCGGGACCACGGTGCTGATCCCGGTGATCGGCTACGCAATCGCGGCGGACAGGATGCGCGCGCCCCTGGACAATCTCAAGGTCTGGCTCCAGGCCAACAACGCGGCGGTGATGAGCGTGCTACTGCTGGTAATTGGTGCGGTCGTCCTCGGGAGAGGTATTGGCGGGTTCTGA